In Saccharolobus solfataricus, a genomic segment contains:
- a CDS encoding S53 family peptidase, with amino-acid sequence MESRIIQVVVISTFLVLSVLFPLLSLAYSTTSINPSYPQSNVISALPSNTNIILYFFIPPKNLNELYLIAQEVANHQIKPLSNAQLVSMFSNQDKVNESIKYLESKGFTIIYRSPFEIMAEAPVSLVSSVFETSFVLAKSTNGEIYYKPAGNVKIPSTLNNLLIGGLTNFTNVSLPLIQLGKLENGNLIPNKQAYSSFVYTFQFSATWYTPKVIEGAYNITPLLNSTADKKVTIAIIDAYGDPEIYQDVNLFDARFGLPPINLTVLPVGPYHPENGLFTGWFEEVALDVEAAHAAAPYSNILLVVAPSATLEGLFSAIDVVVSEDLAQVVSMSWGLPGILFGASGFYAVFNGIIFPNYPYYDYYFELGSAEGITFLASSGDLGAYNDLPTVYGSANYPASSPFVTAVGGTSLFANITSGYISTYNSTGNFGAEIAWSVNPLYFGVIQGGVSSGGGYSQLFPAPWYQRYVTHSNYRAIPDVAADANPYTGFTIYALGQEVVIGGTSLSAPLWAGIIADIDGIIGHPLGLVNPILYEIYQNTTLYHQAFHQISLGYNGYYYANSSYNLVTGLGSPNAGMLGVIIKHSLSKSLAISVSTFETGVFQPWYFYGSTFTIAAYITYPNNTIVSQGSFNAYIYTSEGYLATVPLSFNGSYWVGNYTITPNNPPNLWEIVVNGSSDQFTGVGTVEVDVGESINIVSPIPYPYSFPIPYNSPFGIEAWIYYPNGTPVVNQSVTAYLVSNDGKLLASIPLTMMAPGLYEGSYALLPPLPQGTYLLIVNDSYGSAFSYVYFGEYNFGAILTPINDGFPAASPGQNITIIDEVLTPELTGLFTSNVTAYIYNQHGNLIDQVKLTPAPDEIQFGVYLLFFLYYANFTIPFDASPGFYNVVIQSISNTSTGLVKADFITSFYVSPANLTLNVKVNNVVYEGELLKIFANITYPNGTPVKYGMFTATILPTSLNYEQLIIGFEAGIPLQYNSTLGEWVGIYSIPSIFYGSIFQGSSVYSLAGPWNVIVSGVSWNGYNLYSTPSSFNFVNVMPYTFINNIVVSSKSLDSPLLSKINSTTYMLSNVKSNNITINGMNVILSNVIANTVTVKNSNIMITSSTINQLVLDNSSVSIIGSKIGGDNIAVVANDSNVTIVSSVIQDSKYAFLQPNSVISLSGVNMYNVTSLSSIPAPRITYLSTTNVTTSKESIIVNITGEYLRLLGVSMNNKPVGYSVISSSPSSISLSIPFNASQLSDGQYIFTVSISDGLPYNLTFNLLNNYHLIIVQDHLKALQGSVNLLTVIAIISLIIAIIAVALLFVFTRRR; translated from the coding sequence ATGGAAAGTAGAATAATACAAGTCGTAGTTATATCCACTTTTTTAGTATTATCTGTTCTGTTTCCCCTATTATCTCTAGCATATTCCACAACTTCTATAAATCCCAGCTATCCACAGTCTAACGTAATCTCAGCTTTACCCTCGAATACTAATATTATTCTTTATTTCTTTATTCCACCAAAGAATCTTAATGAACTTTATCTGATAGCACAAGAAGTAGCTAATCATCAAATTAAGCCACTAAGTAACGCTCAGCTTGTCTCAATGTTTAGTAATCAAGACAAGGTTAACGAGAGTATAAAATATCTTGAGAGTAAAGGTTTTACAATAATATATAGAAGCCCATTCGAAATTATGGCTGAAGCCCCAGTTTCCTTGGTTTCGTCAGTTTTTGAGACTAGTTTTGTATTAGCCAAATCAACTAATGGTGAGATATACTACAAGCCAGCTGGTAACGTTAAAATACCGTCTACTCTTAATAACTTGCTAATAGGTGGTTTAACAAACTTCACTAACGTATCATTGCCTTTAATACAGTTAGGTAAATTGGAAAATGGTAATTTAATACCTAATAAACAAGCTTATTCCTCATTTGTCTATACTTTCCAATTCTCAGCAACTTGGTATACTCCTAAAGTTATTGAAGGGGCATACAATATAACTCCACTACTGAACTCTACTGCCGATAAAAAGGTTACAATTGCAATAATAGATGCCTATGGCGACCCAGAGATATATCAAGATGTAAATCTGTTTGATGCCAGGTTTGGCTTACCTCCGATAAACTTGACAGTATTACCAGTTGGTCCTTATCATCCAGAAAATGGATTGTTTACTGGTTGGTTTGAAGAGGTTGCATTAGATGTTGAGGCAGCTCACGCAGCTGCTCCATATTCTAATATTTTATTAGTTGTAGCCCCATCAGCGACCTTAGAAGGATTATTTTCAGCAATTGATGTTGTTGTAAGCGAGGATCTAGCACAAGTAGTTTCCATGAGCTGGGGTCTTCCCGGGATACTATTTGGTGCTTCAGGGTTTTATGCTGTATTCAATGGAATAATATTTCCTAATTATCCCTATTATGATTACTACTTTGAGCTTGGTTCTGCTGAGGGTATTACGTTTTTAGCGTCATCTGGGGATTTAGGTGCCTATAATGATTTACCAACTGTTTATGGCTCAGCTAACTATCCTGCATCATCTCCTTTCGTTACAGCTGTAGGTGGTACTTCCCTATTTGCTAACATTACTAGCGGCTATATTTCCACTTATAATTCTACAGGCAATTTTGGTGCCGAGATTGCGTGGAGTGTTAATCCGTTGTATTTTGGTGTTATCCAAGGTGGTGTGAGTTCTGGGGGTGGGTATAGTCAATTGTTCCCAGCTCCTTGGTATCAGCGTTATGTTACTCATTCGAATTATAGGGCTATTCCAGACGTTGCAGCAGACGCTAATCCATATACTGGGTTTACAATTTATGCTTTGGGCCAAGAGGTGGTAATTGGTGGAACAAGTTTATCCGCTCCATTGTGGGCTGGAATCATTGCTGATATAGATGGAATTATTGGCCATCCGTTAGGTTTGGTAAATCCGATACTTTATGAGATTTATCAAAATACTACTTTATATCATCAAGCTTTCCATCAAATAAGTTTGGGATATAATGGTTATTATTATGCTAACTCCTCTTACAATTTGGTTACTGGCTTAGGAAGTCCTAATGCTGGAATGTTAGGAGTCATCATCAAACATTCATTATCCAAGAGTTTAGCGATATCTGTAAGTACTTTCGAGACTGGGGTTTTTCAACCTTGGTATTTCTATGGTTCTACCTTTACAATAGCCGCGTACATAACTTATCCCAACAATACTATTGTCAGCCAAGGTAGTTTTAACGCTTATATATATACTAGTGAGGGATATTTAGCCACAGTCCCCTTATCCTTTAACGGTAGTTATTGGGTTGGCAACTATACTATAACTCCTAATAATCCACCAAATCTTTGGGAAATAGTAGTTAATGGTAGTTCTGATCAGTTTACCGGAGTTGGGACTGTAGAAGTTGATGTTGGTGAATCAATCAATATTGTATCCCCAATTCCTTATCCATATAGCTTTCCAATTCCATACAACTCACCATTTGGCATTGAAGCTTGGATTTACTACCCTAATGGTACACCAGTTGTTAATCAAAGCGTTACAGCTTATTTAGTTAGTAATGATGGCAAGTTATTAGCTTCTATACCCTTAACCATGATGGCTCCAGGATTATATGAGGGTAGTTACGCTTTACTTCCTCCATTACCACAAGGTACTTATTTACTAATAGTAAATGACTCATATGGTAGTGCTTTCTCTTATGTATATTTTGGTGAGTATAATTTTGGCGCAATTTTAACCCCAATAAATGATGGTTTTCCAGCTGCGTCCCCTGGACAAAATATAACTATAATTGATGAGGTGCTAACACCAGAGCTTACCGGTTTATTTACTTCTAACGTCACTGCATATATTTATAACCAACACGGTAACCTTATAGATCAAGTTAAACTTACTCCAGCTCCAGACGAAATTCAATTCGGTGTTTACTTGCTCTTCTTCCTATATTATGCTAATTTCACAATACCTTTCGATGCTTCTCCAGGGTTCTACAATGTTGTAATACAATCTATAAGCAATACTTCTACTGGGTTAGTCAAGGCGGACTTTATCACATCATTTTACGTTTCTCCAGCTAATTTGACATTAAATGTAAAGGTGAATAATGTCGTATATGAGGGTGAACTTCTGAAAATTTTCGCTAACATAACTTATCCCAATGGTACTCCAGTTAAATATGGAATGTTTACTGCTACGATCTTGCCGACTTCTCTAAATTACGAGCAATTAATTATAGGATTTGAGGCTGGAATACCCTTACAATACAATTCTACTTTAGGAGAATGGGTAGGTATTTATAGTATTCCATCCATATTTTATGGTTCAATATTTCAAGGCTCCTCTGTGTATTCGTTAGCTGGACCTTGGAATGTTATAGTATCTGGCGTTTCTTGGAATGGTTATAATCTATATTCTACTCCAAGCTCCTTTAACTTCGTTAATGTTATGCCATATACTTTCATTAACAACATTGTAGTGAGCAGTAAATCCCTAGATTCACCCCTATTATCCAAAATTAACTCTACAACATATATGTTATCTAATGTCAAATCAAATAATATAACAATTAACGGAATGAACGTTATTTTAAGTAACGTTATAGCTAATACGGTAACCGTTAAGAACTCTAATATAATGATAACTTCATCCACAATTAACCAGTTAGTGTTAGACAATTCTTCAGTCTCAATTATAGGGTCTAAAATAGGAGGGGATAATATTGCTGTAGTCGCTAATGATTCTAATGTAACAATAGTCTCGTCAGTAATTCAAGACTCAAAGTACGCGTTTCTACAACCCAATTCAGTAATTAGTCTAAGCGGTGTTAATATGTATAACGTTACTAGTTTGTCTTCAATACCAGCACCTAGGATTACGTACCTTTCAACAACTAATGTTACCACATCTAAGGAATCAATAATTGTTAATATCACCGGTGAATACCTAAGACTTTTAGGAGTTTCAATGAACAACAAACCAGTAGGTTATAGTGTAATTTCATCTTCACCTTCATCAATAAGTTTAAGTATACCTTTTAATGCTTCTCAACTTTCTGATGGTCAATACATATTTACAGTAAGCATATCCGATGGATTGCCATACAATTTAACATTTAACCTCTTAAATAATTATCATCTCATAATTGTACAAGACCATCTTAAAGCACTACAAGGATCAGTGAATTTATTAACAGTAATCGCAATAATTTCCTTAATAATAGCAATAATAGCAGTAGCTCTACTATTCGTATTTACGAGAAGGAGGTGA
- a CDS encoding peptide-N4-asparagine amidase has product MRKNIALILLFSILAGIIVVPISSSQTSSSISHPLILGNISVLNSGKIPYDPTYYSFEAYQIHPPNVTPVVIRIATNAVFNNSGLTPYIVHVNIPKGNYSMEILNVSIAESNGAQYDRPVYIFANGVPIFWGSTQEFFNSTAETDVTMFENLLSGNVTFQLVLENFYDAKIGITGIYKMNVTLYLYPGNPPKGLPNYFIPLFLNNHNYSYIILNPLNDYISQNVTIPNGTYRMTLLLYEEGGGLDEFWYANEPATREIQVFYDNRLVGVVNPYQTIYTGGIDLFWWKPVTSINTLSFHSPYIIDLTPLLAISLPNNTIAVTVTNLETALQLTGTAAYDWDIAGVLMLWVNESNPLVSAKLLTAYNRFIDSSPIFNSGLVGEYYQEGGAYLLNYSAILQFKDGIEYSDVVQQGRFYAYQTFNALYEKAYLGEKFMEYASERGSLYNATLYYNIYYPIFMQFSVFEAPISNPHVIPFNLSYAQNGTLDLWLYYNYTNIFDKQNLTIRTMENVSAVGGFSGIIEVINRYGGAVLVSITSNNAVTAKNLINYILLNGNGYKEIFSAKGLQNSTSHFAGYYIYYKVQFIPITNGDPPNAHSEFLIEPIHFLRIIV; this is encoded by the coding sequence ATGAGGAAGAATATTGCTCTTATTTTATTATTTTCAATCTTAGCTGGAATTATTGTAGTGCCTATATCTAGTTCACAGACTAGCTCTAGTATCTCGCATCCACTGATATTAGGGAACATTTCTGTCTTAAACAGTGGAAAGATACCGTATGATCCTACATATTATTCCTTCGAAGCTTATCAAATTCATCCTCCCAATGTTACTCCAGTTGTAATAAGGATAGCTACTAATGCTGTTTTTAACAACAGTGGCCTAACCCCTTATATTGTTCACGTGAATATACCAAAGGGTAATTATAGTATGGAAATTCTAAATGTTAGCATAGCTGAGTCTAATGGGGCTCAATATGATAGGCCGGTCTATATATTTGCAAATGGTGTGCCAATATTTTGGGGCTCAACACAAGAATTCTTTAATTCTACAGCAGAAACCGATGTCACAATGTTTGAAAACTTGTTAAGCGGTAATGTGACTTTTCAGTTAGTTTTAGAGAATTTCTATGACGCTAAAATTGGAATAACTGGAATATATAAGATGAATGTTACACTTTACTTATATCCTGGTAATCCGCCTAAAGGATTACCTAATTACTTTATACCGCTATTCTTAAACAATCATAATTATTCGTACATCATATTAAACCCCTTAAATGACTATATATCGCAAAATGTAACTATACCCAATGGTACCTATAGAATGACTTTACTACTATATGAAGAAGGTGGAGGGTTAGATGAATTCTGGTATGCCAATGAGCCTGCGACTAGGGAGATTCAAGTGTTTTACGATAATAGACTAGTCGGTGTTGTTAATCCTTATCAGACAATATATACTGGTGGGATAGACTTATTTTGGTGGAAGCCAGTAACGTCGATAAACACCTTGTCTTTTCACAGTCCTTACATTATAGACCTAACACCACTATTGGCAATAAGTTTACCAAATAACACCATAGCAGTTACGGTTACTAATCTAGAAACAGCTTTACAATTGACTGGCACCGCAGCTTATGACTGGGATATAGCTGGAGTATTAATGTTATGGGTTAATGAGTCAAATCCACTAGTTTCGGCTAAATTATTAACGGCTTATAATAGATTTATAGATTCTTCACCTATCTTTAATTCAGGTCTTGTAGGTGAGTATTATCAAGAAGGAGGAGCGTATTTACTTAATTACTCTGCAATTTTGCAATTTAAAGATGGAATTGAATATTCTGATGTAGTACAGCAAGGAAGATTTTACGCTTATCAGACGTTTAATGCGCTATACGAAAAGGCATATTTAGGAGAGAAATTCATGGAATACGCAAGTGAAAGGGGCTCACTATATAACGCCACGCTATATTATAACATATATTATCCTATATTTATGCAATTCTCTGTATTTGAGGCTCCTATATCTAATCCTCACGTTATACCTTTCAACTTATCTTATGCCCAGAATGGTACTTTAGATTTATGGTTATACTATAACTATACTAACATATTTGATAAACAGAATTTGACTATTAGGACTATGGAAAACGTTAGTGCAGTTGGTGGGTTTAGTGGGATCATAGAGGTTATAAATCGTTATGGTGGTGCAGTTCTCGTCTCAATAACTTCTAACAATGCTGTAACTGCTAAGAACTTAATTAATTATATACTACTTAATGGGAATGGTTACAAGGAGATATTCTCTGCTAAGGGTCTGCAGAATTCCACTTCTCATTTTGCAGGATATTATATATATTACAAAGTCCAATTTATTCCAATCACCAATGGTGATCCTCCTAATGCCCACAGTGAGTTTTTAATCGAACCCATACATTTCCTTAGAATTATAGTATAA
- a CDS encoding amidohydrolase family protein: MSEKEFIMASAESWLENEISTDTFTMNSLRPFYLYLRNELKLLLGVNFIEERNKLIKNDPVNYMRLLFDDAGIDGFVIDTGFGKKEMEIPAKLKLLFRIESIINDDIFQMSFDKALEYFEETLRRKITKEGYAGFKSIIAYRTGLKVNCNIEEARRDFHSNEKDWFGKVAKGFRDYLLCETLRIAKELRVPVQIHTGAGDRDIKLELSRPSYLTNIVRKYEGKVIFVHAGYPYHRETAWMSYLFPSVYLDTSQVIPFAPLAAYNILNEIFEVAPLNKVMHGSDAFHIPEISWLAAKLAKKAIQKTTELMIEKNILDEKHAKEMVERFLYYNSKEMYGFD; encoded by the coding sequence ATGAGCGAAAAGGAATTTATAATGGCTTCAGCTGAATCTTGGCTCGAAAACGAAATAAGTACTGACACTTTTACAATGAATAGTCTAAGACCATTCTATTTATATCTAAGGAATGAACTTAAGTTACTATTAGGTGTAAATTTTATAGAAGAAAGAAACAAATTAATTAAAAATGATCCAGTAAATTATATGCGTTTACTGTTCGACGATGCAGGAATAGATGGATTTGTAATAGATACTGGATTTGGAAAGAAGGAAATGGAAATACCTGCAAAATTAAAGTTACTATTCAGAATAGAGAGCATTATTAACGATGACATTTTTCAAATGTCATTTGATAAGGCATTAGAGTACTTTGAGGAGACCCTAAGACGAAAAATAACTAAAGAGGGCTATGCTGGTTTTAAGAGCATAATAGCTTATAGGACTGGATTAAAGGTAAATTGTAACATAGAGGAGGCTAGAAGGGATTTTCATAGTAACGAGAAAGATTGGTTTGGTAAGGTTGCAAAAGGATTTAGAGATTATTTGCTTTGTGAAACCTTAAGAATAGCTAAGGAGTTAAGAGTTCCGGTACAAATTCACACTGGGGCCGGGGATAGGGATATTAAGCTGGAGTTATCTAGACCTTCATATTTAACTAATATAGTTAGGAAGTATGAGGGAAAGGTAATTTTCGTACACGCTGGATATCCTTATCATAGGGAAACAGCTTGGATGTCTTATCTTTTTCCCTCAGTTTACCTAGATACCTCACAGGTAATACCATTTGCACCCCTAGCGGCATATAATATATTAAATGAGATTTTTGAGGTAGCACCACTAAATAAGGTAATGCATGGCTCCGACGCGTTTCATATTCCAGAGATTAGTTGGCTTGCAGCTAAGTTAGCTAAAAAAGCTATTCAGAAAACCACAGAACTAATGATTGAAAAAAATATATTAGATGAAAAACACGCTAAAGAAATGGTTGAGAGATTCTTATACTATAATTCTAAGGAAATGTATGGGTTCGATTAA
- a CDS encoding glutamine synthetase family protein: MNVEKELREKGVEILRFTWVGLDGYIRSKGAYIDHVDELLKTGIGLTMAMMSFTPMDYISPYGTFGPQDEDVFLTPDLNTLSVFPPSAIVICNLYKHGNPWNYDPRSILIKTIEKAKEQYDFDFKSAFEIEFYLTKDKKPLDDARCFDPSAFYNNQIIPEIAKTLRQINIEPIRIIKEYGPGQYEFDIMHKDALRSADEVVIFKEVARQVASKHGVEANFMPKPFNKLAGSGLHLNISLWKDNQNLFYSHNDKYGLSDLAYNFIAGLLEHAKALTAIASPTINSYKRLVPGSWAPTKITYGYNNKSAMIRIPTPYPGMSQLDRRIEYRVPDPSTNPYLLLTAVIEAGLDGIERGLKPPEAVNENAYYRKDIDDIPRNLREALNELRKDTKLVERIGKEIIGEFIKVKLAEVEEYESLVTDWEYEVYRRL, encoded by the coding sequence ATGAATGTAGAGAAAGAACTTAGAGAAAAGGGCGTGGAAATTCTAAGATTCACTTGGGTAGGGTTAGATGGGTATATTAGATCAAAGGGAGCTTATATTGACCATGTAGATGAATTATTGAAAACGGGTATAGGCTTAACAATGGCAATGATGAGCTTTACTCCAATGGATTACATAAGTCCCTATGGCACATTTGGACCACAAGATGAAGATGTATTCCTTACTCCAGACCTTAATACACTCTCAGTCTTTCCACCATCAGCCATAGTAATATGCAACCTATATAAGCATGGAAATCCATGGAATTATGATCCTAGAAGTATATTAATTAAAACAATAGAAAAGGCAAAAGAACAATACGATTTCGACTTCAAATCAGCTTTCGAAATAGAGTTCTATTTAACAAAGGATAAAAAACCATTGGATGATGCTAGGTGTTTCGATCCTTCTGCATTTTATAACAATCAAATAATCCCAGAAATTGCTAAAACGTTAAGGCAAATTAACATAGAACCAATAAGAATAATAAAGGAATATGGACCAGGACAGTATGAGTTTGATATAATGCATAAAGACGCGCTAAGGAGTGCGGATGAAGTTGTTATATTTAAGGAAGTCGCAAGACAAGTAGCAAGTAAACATGGTGTAGAAGCGAACTTTATGCCAAAACCATTTAATAAATTGGCTGGATCTGGACTCCATTTAAACATCAGCTTATGGAAAGATAATCAGAATTTATTCTATAGCCATAATGATAAGTATGGACTTAGCGACTTAGCCTACAATTTCATAGCTGGTTTGTTGGAACACGCTAAAGCATTAACCGCAATAGCCTCACCAACGATTAACTCCTATAAAAGACTTGTTCCTGGTTCTTGGGCACCAACTAAAATAACCTATGGATATAACAACAAGTCCGCCATGATAAGAATACCGACACCATATCCCGGAATGTCACAGTTAGACAGGAGAATAGAATATAGAGTCCCCGATCCCTCCACAAATCCATATCTTCTCTTAACTGCAGTAATAGAAGCTGGATTGGATGGAATAGAAAGAGGATTAAAGCCCCCAGAAGCTGTAAATGAAAACGCGTACTATAGAAAAGATATTGATGATATTCCGAGAAATCTCAGAGAAGCTCTAAATGAATTGAGAAAGGACACTAAATTGGTGGAGAGGATAGGTAAAGAAATAATTGGTGAATTCATAAAGGTTAAGTTAGCTGAAGTAGAGGAATATGAAAGCTTAGTAACTGATTGGGAGTACGAGGTGTATAGACGATTATAA
- a CDS encoding IS5-like element ISC1234 family transposase → MGVEGSTMARTLRHIPNLMYYPLPPIEDMPWREKWLTEIKPVLDAMDLERVLGEGALVYLKLLIVMVLYSCSYRDAVKMVNVNVVVAWFVGRKVGKSTLHDFVGRLYGVRKKLLEISFKLEEKCLPSYLPASAHLVDFMAWLVDSFLLDLPPGKRSVETFREKAELERREGNLERARKLLSLGRTKRRFEGRWTKKRGVSHYGLKAVAVISVSLFVRSITLKPANFSDKRFKSPLKGIKIADRGFSPSPTQLIAREKPFTTLRAHVEFFGTYLNAFWRPYGTTTWRNDVFLHVLGVIYNIKIFLAIQRRTPPERRAVQL, encoded by the coding sequence ATGGGAGTAGAGGGTAGTACCATGGCAAGAACATTAAGACACATACCAAACCTGATGTACTACCCTCTTCCCCCAATAGAGGATATGCCGTGGAGGGAAAAATGGTTAACGGAGATCAAGCCCGTGCTGGACGCCATGGATTTGGAGAGGGTCCTTGGCGAGGGCGCGCTGGTTTACCTGAAGTTGTTAATCGTCATGGTGCTCTATTCCTGCTCCTATAGGGACGCGGTGAAAATGGTCAACGTGAACGTGGTCGTGGCCTGGTTCGTGGGGAGGAAGGTGGGGAAGAGCACGCTGCACGACTTCGTGGGCAGGTTGTACGGGGTGAGGAAGAAGTTGTTGGAGATTTCCTTCAAGCTTGAGGAGAAGTGCCTACCCAGTTACCTCCCTGCGAGCGCGCATCTCGTGGACTTCATGGCGTGGCTAGTGGACTCCTTCCTACTGGACTTACCTCCTGGGAAGAGGAGCGTGGAGACCTTTCGGGAGAAGGCGGAGCTGGAGAGGAGGGAAGGTAACTTGGAGAGGGCCAGGAAGCTGCTCTCCCTGGGGAGAACCAAGAGGAGGTTCGAGGGAAGGTGGACCAAGAAGAGAGGGGTCTCGCACTACGGGCTCAAGGCAGTGGCCGTGATCTCCGTCTCCCTCTTCGTGAGGTCCATCACGTTGAAGCCAGCCAACTTCTCGGACAAGAGGTTCAAGTCACCGCTCAAGGGGATTAAGATCGCGGACAGGGGATTCTCTCCCTCCCCGACACAGCTCATAGCGCGGGAGAAGCCCTTCACTACCCTGAGGGCCCACGTGGAGTTCTTCGGCACCTACCTGAACGCGTTCTGGAGGCCCTACGGGACTACGACTTGGAGGAACGACGTCTTCCTTCACGTCCTGGGAGTGATCTACAACATCAAGATATTCCTCGCGATCCAACGGAGGACTCCTCCAGAACGTAGAGCCGTTCAGCTCTGA
- a CDS encoding MFS transporter has translation MDGYDLGAVVITATILGKLFYPGIGLLSAVLPIVFTVISRPLGGFVFGYVGDKYGRRVSLLISVLGYSLSIGLTSILPTYAQIGILAAVIISILRFIQGIFIGGDVAGSFTIVMESLNNYRGLFSGIMQSGVLVGFVGVDFLFTYLASVTGAQFISTYWRLIFAIGVIPAILAALIRFRMTEPSVWLKIKHSANPLKGLRELPQPFLVMVGFWLAIYAGPQLVPTLFGQVMKLPPSYYGPLVLYMNLIGIPSMLVAGVLSDYIGRRMMGIIGSIFAAIGSLTFYYFIQIHNINLLYLILLFGFLVNLPSSITPAFLSERFKTFTRALGVGTAYNGAYIIAGFAPIYVSILSNFMNPFNAATTVAVIGFIIAITGLIAGPETYKTSLEE, from the coding sequence ATGGATGGGTACGATTTAGGTGCTGTTGTTATTACAGCAACGATATTAGGTAAATTGTTCTATCCCGGGATAGGTTTGCTAAGTGCAGTTTTGCCCATAGTGTTTACTGTAATCTCTAGGCCATTAGGTGGATTTGTTTTTGGTTATGTTGGAGATAAATACGGCAGAAGAGTTAGCTTACTAATTTCGGTATTAGGTTACTCTTTATCTATAGGCTTAACTTCTATATTACCTACTTATGCCCAAATAGGGATTTTAGCTGCCGTTATAATTTCAATTCTAAGATTTATACAAGGTATATTTATAGGAGGAGACGTTGCGGGTAGTTTCACTATAGTAATGGAAAGCCTTAACAATTATAGAGGTCTATTTTCCGGTATAATGCAATCTGGAGTTTTGGTTGGTTTTGTTGGAGTTGACTTCTTATTTACTTATTTAGCGTCTGTTACTGGAGCACAGTTTATATCGACTTATTGGAGGTTAATTTTCGCCATTGGAGTAATACCAGCAATATTGGCTGCCTTAATTAGATTCAGGATGACAGAACCTAGTGTCTGGCTTAAGATAAAACATTCTGCAAATCCCTTAAAAGGCCTAAGAGAACTTCCGCAACCGTTTCTAGTTATGGTAGGCTTCTGGTTGGCAATTTACGCTGGACCTCAATTAGTACCTACATTGTTTGGGCAAGTGATGAAGTTGCCTCCTTCGTATTACGGTCCTTTAGTTCTCTATATGAATTTAATAGGGATACCATCCATGTTGGTTGCAGGAGTTCTCTCGGATTATATAGGGAGAAGAATGATGGGTATAATAGGTTCGATATTTGCTGCAATAGGTTCATTAACTTTTTATTACTTTATTCAAATTCACAACATTAACCTATTATATCTTATATTACTTTTCGGTTTTCTGGTAAACTTGCCCTCTTCTATAACTCCTGCATTTTTATCAGAGAGATTTAAGACGTTTACAAGAGCTTTGGGAGTTGGCACCGCGTACAATGGAGCATATATAATAGCGGGTTTCGCTCCGATTTACGTTTCCATTCTTTCGAACTTTATGAATCCATTTAATGCAGCTACAACAGTAGCAGTTATCGGCTTCATTATAGCCATAACTGGACTTATTGCGGGACCGGAAACTTATAAGACAAGTCTAGAAGAGTGA